A single Calderihabitans maritimus DNA region contains:
- a CDS encoding TIGR01777 family oxidoreductase, whose translation MKALKVLVTGGTGFIGTALCRYLHDRGDRVVVLSRDEKAARRHLGNDLEVLSWDPAAGSMPAGALDGVEVVINLAGESIGEGRWTEVRKQRILNSRIRTTRVLVEAMGKVQERPRVLVSASAVGYYGPRGDEVLTEADPPGSDFLAKVCRAWEEEALKAEDLGLRVVLLRLGIVFGPGGGALARMVLPFHFFAGGPIGSGQQWVSWVHRDDVIEIIRLASADSSVSGPVNATAPQPVRMEELAKVIGKVLKRPSWLRVPGFALRLAFGEMADMLLTGQRVLPVKLQEKGYRFKYLVVEEALKASLFG comes from the coding sequence GTGAAGGCATTGAAAGTACTAGTTACCGGCGGGACCGGTTTTATTGGTACGGCATTGTGCCGGTATCTACACGATAGGGGCGACCGGGTGGTGGTGCTGTCCCGGGATGAAAAGGCGGCCAGGCGACATCTGGGAAACGACCTTGAGGTTCTCTCCTGGGACCCAGCAGCCGGCAGCATGCCGGCAGGGGCGCTGGATGGGGTTGAGGTCGTTATCAACCTGGCTGGGGAATCCATCGGCGAGGGAAGGTGGACCGAAGTACGGAAACAGCGGATTCTCAACAGCCGGATCCGGACCACCAGGGTTCTGGTGGAGGCCATGGGAAAGGTGCAGGAACGGCCACGAGTGCTGGTGAGTGCTTCCGCCGTCGGATACTACGGGCCGCGTGGCGATGAAGTATTGACGGAAGCGGACCCGCCGGGCAGTGATTTTCTGGCCAAAGTCTGCCGGGCCTGGGAAGAGGAAGCCCTTAAGGCGGAAGATCTCGGCCTGCGGGTGGTGCTCTTGCGGCTCGGGATAGTATTCGGGCCGGGTGGGGGTGCGCTGGCCCGGATGGTTTTGCCCTTCCATTTTTTTGCCGGTGGTCCCATCGGGAGCGGCCAACAGTGGGTTTCCTGGGTCCACCGGGATGATGTGATAGAAATAATTCGGCTGGCCTCAGCGGATTCCTCCGTCAGCGGGCCGGTTAACGCAACTGCGCCCCAGCCCGTGAGGATGGAAGAACTGGCGAAAGTGATAGGAAAAGTGCTGAAGAGGCCTTCCTGGCTGCGGGTTCCCGGCTTTGCCCTGCGCCTGGCGTTTGGCGAGATGGCCGACATGCTGTTAACCGGCCAGCGGGTGCTTCCCGTCAAACTGCAGGAAAAAGGATATCGTTTTAAGTATCTCGTCGTCGAGGAAGCTCTGAAGGCGAGTCTCTTCGGGTAA